GAAGTCGCCGCCCATATAGTGCAGCCGCTGCGCGAGCCAGTTCCACGACGCTTCGTCGGCCTTGCCCGCGCTCGAGCGCTCCGCCGCGAACTGCTGCAGCGATGCATGCAGATCGTCGCGCCAATCGTCGGTGCCGCGCTCGCCGCGATTCACGCCGATCACCTGCAGGCCGTCATCGAGCAGCCCGTCGACGACGAGGTTGTACAACGCGGGCACGAGCAGCCGCTTGGTCAGATCGCCGCCCGCGCCGAAGATCACGAGCGTGCACGGCGGCGCCTTGCATTCGCCCGCGGGTCCGCAAGGACCCTCGCCTCGGGCGAGCGCGGCAGGCGGCGCAGCAGGCACTTTCGCCGTGGCAGTGGCCGAGGTTGCCCTGGACGCATTCACTTCGACGGTGGCATTCGTATCGGACGGCATGGCATTCCCTCGCAGATGGTGACCCACAGATGACTGGCATTACCAGGATGACCCGCCGCGCGGCCATACAGTTCCATCGGATCGCGCGGCGGCGCGCTTTCGCAAGACTTCCGTAAAGCCGCCGCGCCAGCATGGCATCGACGCGGCAAGAACTGCGCCCCGGTATGCGCAACGGCCAGCAAGTTGTGCCGCCCGATGCCAGTGCGAGTGCGTATCGGGCGGCCGTTGCTGCATGCGTGCGCGGTTTGCGTTTGTCTTATTTGACCGCCTCGGCCTGCTCGGCTTCGCTGGCCGCCGCGGGCACGAGGCCCGACGCCGCCGCTTCGCGCGGCTGCAGCAGCAGCGCAACGAGCCCGCTCCAGCCCGTCTGATGCGACGCGCCGACGCCGCGGCCCGTATCGCCATGGAAATACTCGTGAAACAGCACGAGGTCGTCCGAACGCGGGTCGGCCTGCAGTTGCGGATAGGCGGCCATCACCGGCCGCTTGCCGTTCGCGTCTTTCAGGAACAGCTTCGTGAGGCGGCGCGCGAGTTCGTCGCCGATCTCGCGCAGCGACAGCCGCTGGCCGGACCCGGTTGGATACTCGATAAGAAAATCGTCGCCGTAGTAGCGGTGAAATTCGTATAGCGATTCGATCAGCAGGAAATTGACCGGCATCCAGATCGGCCCGCGCCAGTTCGAGTTGCCGCCGAACACGCGCGAATCCGATTCGGCGGGCAGATACTTGACGGAAAATTCCTTGCCGTCGAACCGGAAGACGAAAGGCTCGTCGCAATGCACGCGCGACAGCGCCCGCACGCCGTAGTCGGATAGAAACTCGGTTTCGTCGAGCGCGCGGCGCAACAGCGCCTTCATCCGATGTCCGCGCAACAACGACAGTAGCAGCGTATTGCCCTTGCCCGGCTCGTTCCAGCGCGACACGAGCCGCGCGAGGTCGGGCCGATGCCGGAAGAACCACATGAGCCGCTCATGCAGGCCGGGCAGCGTGCCGTGCAGCCGGTGTTCGAGCGCGTGCACCGCGAACAGCGGAATCAGCCCGACGATCGAGCGCACGCGCATCGGCACGTTGCTGCCGTCGGGCAAGCGCAGCTTGTCGTAGAAGAAGCTGTCCTGCCCGTCCCACAAACCCGTTTCGCAACCGTCCTCGCAACTGACCGCTTCGGCGATATACAGGAAGTGCTCGAAGAACTTCACGCCGATATCGACGAACACATGGTTTTCGTATGCGAGCTCGAGTGCGATGCGCATGAGGTCGAGCGCGTAGGCGGCCATCCACGCGGTGCCGTCCGCCTGGTCGATATGGCCGCCCGTCGGCAGCGGCGACGAACGGTCGAAGATGCCGACGTTGTCGAGCCCGAGAAAGCCGCCCTGAAAAATATTGCGGCCGTCCGCGTCCTTGCGGTTGACCCACCACGAGAAATTCAGCAGCAGCTTGTGAAACACGAGCTCCAGAAAATCGCGGTCGCCCTTGCCGGTCAGCGCGCGATCGATCTCATAGACGCGCCACGCGGCCCATGCGTGCACGGGCGGATTCGCATCGCCGAAGGCCCACTCATAGGCGGGCAACTGGCCGTTCGGATGCTGATAGCGGTCTTTCACGAGCAGCAGCAACTGGCGCTTCGCGAACGCGGGATCGATGAGCGCGAAGGCCGCCGCATGAAACGCGAGATCCCACGACGCGTACCACGGGTACTCCCACTTGTCCGGCATCGACACGATGTCCGCATTGCACAGATGCCGCCAGTCCGCATTGCGGCCGCGCCGGCGGCCCGCGGGCGGCACCGGCTGTGCCGGGTCGCCGTCCATCCAGCGCTGCACGTCGAACTGGTAGAACTGCTTCGACCACAGCATGCCGGCCAGCGCCTGGCGCTGCACGAGACGTTCATCGGGGTTTTCGATTTCGCGTTGCAGCACGCCGTAGAATTCGTCCGCTTCGGCGATCCGGCGCGCGAACAGCGCCTCGCAATCGAGCGGCACTTCATCGGGCGACGACGCGACGCGCCAGCGCAAATAGACGACTGCCGTGCCGTGCGGCTCGAGTTCGAGCGGCACGTGCGCGCCCGCCTTCGAGCCGGAATCGCGGCGCACCGCGTCGCGCTCGCCGTGCACGAGGTAGTCGTTGAAGCCGTCCTTGAACGGGCCGATCGCATCTTCCATGCCGTACAGCCGCCGCGGATTGGTCTCGTTCTCGCAAAAGAGCCATTCGACGCCGGTTCCGTAACCGGTGTTCTCGCGCTCGACGTCCTTGCGCCATGCGGCGACGATAATCGATTCGTAGCCCGGATGGCGGCCGAACAGATAGGTGCGGTCGCGCATCCTCTCGAACATCAGCGAGGGCTTGTCTTCGAGCCCCTGCCACGACCATTTGTTGCGCGCCCAGATCTGCGGCAGCACGTCGAGCGACGCCGCTTCGTCGGCGCGGTTCTCGACGGTCACGCGCATCACGATGTCTTCGGGCGTGTGCTTCGCGTACTCGACGGTCACGTCGAAATAGCGCGAATGGTCGAATACGCCGGTGTCGAGCACTTCGTACTCGGGCATATCGGCGCCGCGGCGCGCGTTTTCTTCGACGAGGTCCGCGTAGGGATACGCCGCATGCGGATATTTGTACAGCATCCGCATGTACGAATGCGTCGGCGTGCCGTCGAGATAGAAATACAGTTCCTTGACGTCCTCGCCGTGATTGCCTTGCGAGTTCGTGAGACCGAACAGACGTTCCTTGATGATCGGGTCGCGCCGGTTCCACAGCGCAAGCGACACGCACCAGTTGAGCATGTCGTCGCCGAAGCCGGCAATGCCGTCTTCGCCCCAGCGGTACGCGCGGCTGCGCGCGTGATCGTGCGGGAAGTAATCCCATGCGGTGCCGTTCGGGCTATAGTCCTCGCGCACGGTGCCCCACTGGCGTTCGCTCAGATACGGACCCCAGCGTTGCCAGTGCGCACAGTCGGCGGAATGCAGACGGGCGCCCTCGACGGTGTCGAGCAGATTGCAGGCGCGAAGGCAGGGCATGACAGCGTCCTCCTTTTGACAAGGCAGCAGGAGTCACATCGTAGCGCGCTTTGCGCGGCGTTGCGCAATTAGCGGGGTATCGCTAGTCCCGCGCGGCCAGCAGCGCATCGATGCGCAGCCGCTCGCCGAGCGACCACGCCTGAAACGGCGCGCCCGCGGGCCGATGCGGCGCGTTTGCGTCGGCTATTTCACTGATGTGATCGAGGCCCGCGCAATCGAGATGGGCATCGAGCGGCGCGACAAAGCGCTCCCAGGCCGCCGCGCGCGCCGCCGCATCGGGCGCCTCGACGCGCAGCCACGCTTCGACGAACGGACCGAGCAGCCACGGCCACACCGTGCCTTGATGATAGGCGCCATCGCGCTCGCGCGGCCCTCCCGCATAGTAAGGGCGATACGCAGGGTCCGACGGCGCGAGCGTGCGCAGGCCCATCGGCGTGAGCAGATGGACACGAACCTGCTCGACGACGGCGCGCGCGATCGCGCCATCGACGATCTGGTACGGCAGCCCGCCGACCGCGAAAATCTGGTTCGGGCGAATCGCACGGTCGAACGTGCCGCTTACATGGTCGACGTCGATCACGTCGAACAATGCGCCGCTGGCCGGATCGACAAATCGTTCGACGAAAGCGCGCGCCGCGCGTCGGGCCGGTGCCTGCCACTGCGCATTCCAGTTTGACGCGATGCGCAATGCGTTGATCCACAGCGCCTGAATTTCAACGGGTTTGCCGATGCGCGGCGTCACGACCCAGTCGCCGATCTTCGCGTCCATCCACGTCAGTTGCACGCCGGGCACGCCCGCGCGCAGCAGGCCGTCCTGGTCGGCGCCGATGGCAAAGCGCGTGCCGCGCGAATAGCCCGCGAGTATTGCGTCGACGGCCTGCTGCAAGCACCGGCGCGTCGCATCCGACGCATGCTGCACAGCAAGATAGTCGTGCACGGCCACGACGA
The nucleotide sequence above comes from Paraburkholderia sp. SOS3. Encoded proteins:
- a CDS encoding MGH1-like glycoside hydrolase domain-containing protein codes for the protein MPCLRACNLLDTVEGARLHSADCAHWQRWGPYLSERQWGTVREDYSPNGTAWDYFPHDHARSRAYRWGEDGIAGFGDDMLNWCVSLALWNRRDPIIKERLFGLTNSQGNHGEDVKELYFYLDGTPTHSYMRMLYKYPHAAYPYADLVEENARRGADMPEYEVLDTGVFDHSRYFDVTVEYAKHTPEDIVMRVTVENRADEAASLDVLPQIWARNKWSWQGLEDKPSLMFERMRDRTYLFGRHPGYESIIVAAWRKDVERENTGYGTGVEWLFCENETNPRRLYGMEDAIGPFKDGFNDYLVHGERDAVRRDSGSKAGAHVPLELEPHGTAVVYLRWRVASSPDEVPLDCEALFARRIAEADEFYGVLQREIENPDERLVQRQALAGMLWSKQFYQFDVQRWMDGDPAQPVPPAGRRRGRNADWRHLCNADIVSMPDKWEYPWYASWDLAFHAAAFALIDPAFAKRQLLLLVKDRYQHPNGQLPAYEWAFGDANPPVHAWAAWRVYEIDRALTGKGDRDFLELVFHKLLLNFSWWVNRKDADGRNIFQGGFLGLDNVGIFDRSSPLPTGGHIDQADGTAWMAAYALDLMRIALELAYENHVFVDIGVKFFEHFLYIAEAVSCEDGCETGLWDGQDSFFYDKLRLPDGSNVPMRVRSIVGLIPLFAVHALEHRLHGTLPGLHERLMWFFRHRPDLARLVSRWNEPGKGNTLLLSLLRGHRMKALLRRALDETEFLSDYGVRALSRVHCDEPFVFRFDGKEFSVKYLPAESDSRVFGGNSNWRGPIWMPVNFLLIESLYEFHRYYGDDFLIEYPTGSGQRLSLREIGDELARRLTKLFLKDANGKRPVMAAYPQLQADPRSDDLVLFHEYFHGDTGRGVGASHQTGWSGLVALLLQPREAAASGLVPAAASEAEQAEAVK